Proteins encoded within one genomic window of Nitrospina gracilis 3/211:
- a CDS encoding ABC transporter ATP-binding protein, with translation MAPLLKIENLVTSFYIEEGKVESVRSVNLEIARGETVALVGESGCGKSVTALSVMRLVPTPPGRYESGRIVFNDREILKLSEEEMRDIRGNDIGMIFQEPMTSLNPIFTIGDQIIEAIVLHQNKTEAEARRLAIELLDRVRIPSPEQRIDQYPHELSGGMKQRVMIAIAISCRPALLIADEPTTALDVTIEAQILDVLANLRDETQMSILLITHNLGIVAQFADRVAVMYAGKIVEEAPVVELFEDPKHPYTRGLLRSLPKDEPGKLLETIPGTVPNPVNLPSGCAFHPRCPDVMDECRREIPPVYRTGPNQTAACYLYKTNAVAQES, from the coding sequence ATGGCCCCCCTGCTCAAGATCGAAAACCTGGTCACCTCGTTCTACATTGAAGAAGGCAAAGTCGAATCCGTGCGGTCGGTCAACCTGGAGATCGCGCGCGGTGAGACGGTGGCGCTGGTCGGCGAATCCGGTTGTGGTAAATCCGTCACCGCTCTCAGCGTCATGCGCCTCGTGCCCACCCCTCCCGGCCGTTACGAGAGTGGCCGAATCGTGTTCAACGACCGCGAGATCCTCAAACTGTCGGAAGAAGAAATGCGGGACATCCGCGGAAACGACATTGGCATGATCTTTCAGGAACCGATGACCTCGCTCAACCCCATCTTCACCATCGGCGACCAGATCATCGAGGCCATCGTCCTGCATCAGAACAAAACCGAAGCCGAGGCGCGCCGGCTCGCCATCGAACTGCTCGACCGCGTGCGCATTCCCTCGCCGGAACAACGCATCGACCAGTATCCGCACGAGTTGTCCGGCGGCATGAAACAACGCGTCATGATCGCCATAGCCATCTCCTGCCGCCCTGCCCTGTTGATTGCCGACGAACCAACAACGGCGCTCGACGTCACCATCGAGGCGCAAATCCTTGACGTCCTCGCAAATCTGCGCGACGAAACGCAAATGTCGATCCTGCTCATCACGCACAACCTCGGCATCGTGGCGCAGTTCGCCGACCGCGTCGCCGTCATGTACGCCGGGAAAATTGTAGAAGAAGCACCGGTGGTGGAGTTGTTCGAAGACCCCAAGCATCCCTACACGCGTGGCCTTCTTCGCTCCCTCCCCAAAGACGAGCCGGGCAAACTGCTGGAGACGATCCCCGGCACCGTGCCCAACCCCGTCAACCTGCCATCCGGTTGTGCGTTTCATCCGCGTTGCCCGGATGTGATGGATGAGTGCAGGCGGGAAATCCCTCCGGTGTACCGCACCGGTCCCAACCAGACCGCTGCCTGCTATCTTTACAAAACCAACGCCGTGGCGCAGGAATCATGA
- a CDS encoding AEC family transporter, translating to MIDDLLHVLQLVSPSFLIIGLGFLFSRRVSIDPKPLVRLTMGVLLPCFAFHHISGMNLEGGLLGNVFLSAWVILLLPGLLAWILLRRRKEIGRGVYLPIMFMNSVNLPFPIMQAAYGDVAIPLGLMFFLASFIAVFTVGLFLVSAEGGALQFLKEPVVYLVALGLAVNAFQVPLPHFVREPVRIVAGANIPMVLLILGMHLAQVKVTQLRLTWMVVGFRFTFGLLAGLLCTAILPLDDLAHKIVLLESIMPCAVINILLSGKYNANPELVASSILVSTLLSLAIIPITLLALG from the coding sequence ATGATCGACGACCTCCTCCACGTCCTGCAACTGGTCTCCCCCTCTTTTCTCATCATCGGGCTGGGGTTCCTCTTTTCCCGCCGGGTGTCCATCGACCCCAAACCGCTGGTCCGGCTGACGATGGGGGTCCTGCTTCCCTGCTTTGCCTTTCACCATATCAGCGGCATGAACCTGGAGGGAGGTTTGCTGGGCAATGTATTTCTCTCCGCGTGGGTCATCCTGCTGTTGCCCGGCCTTCTTGCGTGGATACTTTTGCGCAGGCGAAAAGAAATAGGCCGGGGGGTGTACCTGCCCATCATGTTCATGAACTCGGTCAACCTTCCTTTCCCCATCATGCAGGCGGCGTACGGGGATGTGGCGATTCCGCTGGGGCTCATGTTTTTTCTCGCCTCGTTCATCGCCGTGTTCACGGTCGGGTTGTTTCTCGTCTCCGCCGAGGGCGGCGCACTGCAGTTTTTGAAGGAACCGGTGGTCTATCTCGTGGCGTTGGGGCTTGCCGTCAATGCGTTCCAGGTTCCCCTTCCTCACTTCGTCCGGGAACCCGTGCGTATTGTGGCCGGGGCCAACATCCCCATGGTGCTTCTTATTCTGGGAATGCACCTGGCACAAGTGAAGGTGACTCAGCTCAGACTGACCTGGATGGTGGTCGGTTTCCGTTTTACTTTCGGACTGCTGGCAGGCCTTCTATGCACCGCCATCCTTCCGCTGGATGACCTCGCACACAAAATAGTCCTTCTGGAGAGCATCATGCCCTGCGCCGTGATCAATATCCTGCTCTCCGGCAAGTACAACGCCAACCCGGAGCTCGTGGCCTCTTCCATCCTCGTCTCCACCCTGTTGTCGCTGGCCATCATTCCCATCACCCTGCTGGCGCTGGGCTGA
- a CDS encoding thiol-disulfide oxidoreductase DCC family protein, producing the protein MATRPAKADEQPPIIFFDGMCGLCNGFVDFLIRADKAKVFRFSPLQGETARRVLGTAGEHPMDSVVLVEGDRVFVKSTAALRIFRRLGGVWSLLWIFRWVPVPIRDGMYGWIAKNRYRLFGKKETCRIPSPEEHERFLD; encoded by the coding sequence ATGGCAACAAGACCTGCCAAAGCGGATGAACAACCACCCATCATCTTTTTCGACGGGATGTGCGGACTGTGCAACGGGTTTGTGGATTTTCTCATCCGTGCAGACAAGGCCAAGGTGTTCCGCTTCTCTCCTTTGCAGGGCGAAACAGCCCGCCGGGTGTTGGGCACGGCCGGGGAGCACCCAATGGACAGCGTCGTGCTGGTGGAGGGGGACCGCGTCTTCGTGAAATCCACAGCGGCTTTGCGTATTTTCCGCCGGTTGGGAGGAGTCTGGTCTTTACTTTGGATTTTTCGGTGGGTGCCCGTCCCCATACGCGACGGGATGTACGGATGGATCGCGAAGAACCGCTATCGGCTTTTCGGGAAAAAAGAAACCTGCCGCATCCCGTCCCCGGAAGAACACGAGAGATTTCTCGATTGA
- a CDS encoding rhodanese-like domain-containing protein: protein MIRVRASQIFTHAVEDAVAAKKMLDEGKSFTEVVSQYSTCPSKENGGDLGWMPEDNAMALMGEISEQDQGKILGPIHSPYGYHILQITEIEKEEGEIVFNPDTPMTEVNRVLPEVHSLLFKHFHIGMPVTGYKPEETIFTVCEQHGKTVGEVLSLLNKEAGGKQVRFISPEQLKEKMKAGEPIVLLDIREQWERDIACIEEATFITRENCESILADLAPDSEIVVVDWKGDRTESFQKFLGQRGFTNVQGIEGGIDAWAEKVNTRMARYDIDEEDDDYRYEDIFDDVQ from the coding sequence ATGATACGAGTCCGAGCCAGCCAGATTTTCACCCACGCGGTGGAAGACGCGGTGGCGGCCAAAAAAATGCTGGATGAAGGCAAATCCTTCACCGAAGTGGTGTCCCAGTACAGCACCTGCCCGTCGAAGGAAAACGGCGGCGACCTGGGCTGGATGCCCGAAGACAACGCCATGGCGCTTATGGGCGAGATCAGCGAGCAGGACCAGGGCAAAATCCTGGGCCCCATCCATTCGCCTTACGGCTACCACATCCTCCAAATCACCGAGATCGAAAAAGAGGAAGGGGAAATCGTGTTCAACCCGGACACGCCGATGACTGAGGTCAACCGCGTTCTGCCGGAAGTCCACAGCCTGCTCTTCAAACATTTCCACATCGGTATGCCCGTCACCGGTTACAAACCGGAGGAAACCATCTTCACAGTGTGCGAACAACACGGCAAAACCGTGGGCGAGGTACTGTCCCTGCTTAACAAAGAGGCCGGTGGCAAGCAGGTCCGGTTCATCTCCCCGGAACAGCTCAAGGAAAAAATGAAAGCGGGCGAGCCCATCGTCCTGCTCGACATCCGTGAGCAGTGGGAACGCGACATCGCCTGCATCGAGGAAGCCACCTTCATCACCCGAGAAAACTGCGAGTCGATCCTGGCCGACCTCGCGCCCGATTCGGAAATCGTGGTGGTGGACTGGAAAGGCGACCGCACCGAGAGCTTCCAGAAATTTCTCGGCCAGCGCGGCTTCACCAACGTGCAGGGCATCGAAGGCGGCATCGACGCCTGGGCGGAAAAGGTGAACACGCGCATGGCGCGTTACGACATCGATGAGGAAGACGACGATTACCGCTACGAGGATATATTTGATGATGTCCAGTAG
- a CDS encoding ABC transporter ATP-binding protein, whose protein sequence is MKTLLSLKNLKKYFPVYGGVFSHVVNEVKAVDDVSLDIGEQEILGLVGESGCGKTTVGRMTLRLLEPTAGQIVFHGRDITQLPNREMERLRPKMQIIFQDPFSSLNPRFNVERIIGEAMLVHGKATKRNLRDRIAEVMGQVGLSPRYMRRYPHEFSGGQRQRIGIARALALDPEYIVCDEPVSALDVSIQAQIINLLRKLQQEKNLTMLFISHDLNVVKHLSQRTAVMYLGKVVEVAPTDVLNREPAHPYTKALLAAKPSLNPRDRGKKVALGGDVPSPLNPPSGCRFHTRCPEVMDHCKHEDPKKVELGPGHVVYCHLYT, encoded by the coding sequence ATGAAAACACTCCTGAGCTTGAAAAATCTAAAAAAATACTTTCCCGTTTACGGCGGCGTATTTTCACATGTGGTGAATGAAGTGAAAGCGGTGGACGACGTGTCGCTCGACATCGGCGAGCAGGAAATTCTGGGACTGGTCGGCGAGTCGGGTTGCGGCAAGACCACCGTCGGACGCATGACCCTGCGTCTCCTCGAACCCACTGCGGGACAGATCGTTTTCCACGGTCGCGACATCACGCAACTCCCGAACCGGGAGATGGAACGCTTGCGTCCGAAAATGCAGATCATCTTTCAGGACCCGTTCAGCTCGCTGAACCCCCGCTTCAATGTCGAGCGCATCATTGGCGAAGCCATGCTGGTGCACGGCAAAGCCACCAAACGGAACCTGCGCGACCGTATCGCGGAAGTCATGGGCCAGGTTGGTCTGTCACCGCGTTACATGCGCCGCTACCCGCATGAGTTCTCCGGCGGACAGCGCCAACGTATCGGCATCGCCCGCGCCCTGGCGCTCGACCCCGAGTACATCGTGTGCGACGAACCGGTGTCCGCGCTGGACGTCTCCATCCAGGCACAGATCATCAATCTCCTGCGCAAACTCCAACAGGAGAAAAACCTGACCATGCTGTTCATCTCGCACGATCTCAATGTGGTCAAGCATTTGTCCCAGCGTACGGCCGTCATGTACCTGGGGAAGGTGGTGGAAGTCGCGCCGACCGATGTGCTCAACCGCGAACCCGCGCATCCTTACACCAAAGCGCTCCTCGCCGCCAAGCCGTCGCTCAATCCCCGCGACCGTGGAAAGAAAGTCGCTCTCGGCGGCGACGTGCCCTCGCCCCTCAACCCGCCTTCCGGATGCCGGTTCCACACGCGTTGTCCGGAAGTGATGGACCACTGTAAACACGAGGACCCGAAAAAAGTCGAGCTCGGTCCCGGACACGTCGTTTACTGCCACTTGTATACATGA
- a CDS encoding class I SAM-dependent methyltransferase, protein MTSTAARITYEEYRPSGVDQGCFEHIHHGRVLEIGFGSGSLIKSLQEAGNEVHGVDVGRDIVDRARSRGFNVSLIDVSEQDLPFETDYFDAVYSYETFEHLTNPHRMVSEVRRVLKPGGAFYISVPTQEGTMGYGACRHAFVYPGLLEKKNLERFLMQMYFRVNKQYEMDTGLIVHRFYGLTNGKREDLPDIMDVIVGDYRVSELYKHVLTPERLQEEVQIEIDGYMKGILWGLDRPDGLEYAIGIGHHLCESYKGFPSLYMQLFECFFERGKPEAGISFLEKMLTDCQLPESSRERTRGLIDSLSTAPALG, encoded by the coding sequence ATGACCAGTACTGCCGCACGCATCACTTACGAGGAATACCGGCCCAGCGGGGTCGATCAGGGTTGTTTTGAACACATTCACCACGGCCGGGTGCTGGAGATCGGGTTCGGCTCCGGGTCTCTCATTAAAAGTCTGCAAGAAGCAGGCAACGAAGTGCACGGGGTGGATGTCGGGCGGGATATCGTGGATCGCGCCCGGTCCCGAGGATTCAATGTCTCCCTGATTGATGTGAGCGAGCAGGATCTGCCGTTCGAGACGGATTATTTTGATGCGGTCTACAGCTATGAGACCTTCGAGCATTTGACCAACCCGCATCGAATGGTCTCCGAGGTCAGGCGGGTATTGAAGCCGGGCGGAGCTTTTTATATTTCGGTCCCGACCCAGGAGGGCACCATGGGCTACGGGGCTTGCCGCCATGCCTTTGTGTATCCGGGATTGCTGGAAAAAAAGAATCTGGAACGGTTTCTCATGCAGATGTATTTCCGTGTGAACAAGCAATACGAAATGGATACGGGACTCATTGTCCACCGGTTTTACGGTTTGACCAACGGCAAGCGGGAAGACCTGCCGGACATCATGGATGTGATTGTCGGCGATTACCGGGTCTCGGAATTGTACAAACACGTTTTGACACCTGAAAGGCTTCAGGAGGAAGTTCAGATTGAAATCGATGGGTATATGAAGGGAATTCTCTGGGGTCTGGATCGGCCGGACGGGCTGGAGTATGCCATAGGGATCGGCCACCACCTTTGCGAGTCCTACAAAGGGTTTCCTTCCTTGTACATGCAGTTGTTTGAATGCTTTTTTGAAAGGGGCAAACCGGAGGCAGGCATCTCTTTCCTTGAAAAGATGCTGACCGACTGCCAGCTTCCCGAGAGTTCGCGCGAACGCACGCGCGGGCTGATCGATTCCCTGAGCACCGCCCCGGCTCTGGGGTGA